One stretch of Eggerthella lenta DSM 2243 DNA includes these proteins:
- a CDS encoding type 1 glutamine amidotransferase domain-containing protein codes for MKKILIALTNTPTYGEKHAATGLWLGEAAEFVDEVGQRGFEVDYVSPNGGFVPLDPRSMKPAYLDQPTFALYHTPDFQERALARSMSPDDVDAGEYAALYYTGGHGVMWDFPSSEGLARLCLEVYGNGGYLASVCHGIAGLLFVQDRGTYLVEGKSITGFTTAEEYLSGKSAAIPFWNEQVAKAHGAVFCKKRPFASFAMQDGRIITGQNPESPRAVARLLLENIERPLR; via the coding sequence ATGAAGAAGATCCTGATTGCCCTGACTAACACCCCCACGTACGGGGAGAAGCACGCTGCCACCGGGCTGTGGCTGGGCGAAGCCGCCGAGTTCGTGGACGAGGTGGGCCAGCGCGGCTTCGAGGTGGACTACGTCAGCCCGAACGGCGGCTTCGTGCCCCTCGACCCGCGCAGCATGAAGCCGGCATATCTCGACCAGCCCACATTCGCGTTGTATCACACGCCCGACTTCCAGGAGCGCGCGCTCGCGCGCTCGATGAGCCCCGACGACGTGGACGCGGGGGAGTACGCCGCCCTGTACTACACGGGCGGCCACGGCGTGATGTGGGATTTCCCCAGCAGCGAAGGGCTTGCGCGCCTGTGCCTCGAGGTGTACGGCAACGGCGGCTACCTCGCCTCGGTGTGCCACGGCATCGCGGGGCTGCTGTTCGTGCAGGATCGCGGCACGTACCTCGTGGAAGGGAAGAGCATCACGGGTTTCACCACGGCGGAGGAGTACCTGAGCGGCAAGAGCGCCGCCATCCCGTTCTGGAACGAGCAGGTGGCGAAGGCGCACGGCGCCGTGTTCTGCAAGAAGCGCCCGTTCGCGTCGTTCGCCATGCAGGACGGCCGCATCATCACGGGTCAGAACCCCGAATCGCCCCGCGCCGTCGCGCGCCTGCTGTTGGAGAATATAGAACGCCCCCTGCGCTGA
- a CDS encoding TetR/AcrR family transcriptional regulator: MSEEILTPGWRRDIKMDRRSRRTRNALTTALMALLKERPLKSITVTELAELADVNRATFYVHFQDVYDMFDQVKEEFCNICRELVDAHGEELARNENRPFLEDIFSYFETNEDAFAIVFGDNADGAFLGDVIDVVRDSCLTAVAPLEAVERRERDQGLTPNRDRALGMALCNYQFDFIAGGIVSMLKSWLASDRRESIDTMVALADSYLNVLGEGVLQRNLALAERPS; encoded by the coding sequence GTGTCGGAAGAAATCTTGACACCCGGATGGCGTCGCGACATCAAAATGGATCGCCGTTCTCGGCGCACGCGCAACGCGCTGACGACGGCGCTCATGGCGCTTTTGAAGGAGCGCCCGCTCAAAAGCATCACCGTCACTGAGCTGGCCGAGCTGGCCGACGTGAACCGCGCCACGTTCTACGTGCACTTCCAGGACGTGTACGACATGTTCGACCAGGTGAAAGAGGAGTTCTGCAACATCTGCCGCGAGCTGGTGGACGCGCATGGCGAAGAGCTGGCGCGCAACGAGAACCGTCCGTTCCTCGAGGACATTTTCAGCTACTTCGAAACGAACGAAGACGCGTTCGCCATCGTGTTCGGCGACAACGCCGACGGGGCCTTCCTGGGAGACGTCATCGACGTAGTGCGCGACAGCTGCCTCACGGCCGTCGCGCCCCTCGAGGCCGTGGAGCGCCGGGAGCGCGACCAGGGCCTGACGCCGAACCGCGACCGCGCCCTCGGCATGGCGCTGTGCAACTACCAGTTCGACTTCATCGCCGGCGGCATCGTCAGCATGCTGAAAAGCTGGCTGGCCAGCGACCGCCGCGAGTCCATCGACACCATGGTCGCCCTCGCCGACAGCTACCTCAACGTGCTGGGCGAAGGCGTCCTCCAGCGCAACCTCGCGCTGGCCGAGCGCCCGTCGTAG
- the arcA gene encoding arginine deiminase, whose translation MSGVNVKSEIKPLKKVLLHRPGKELLNLTPNTLEELLFDDIPFLKVAQEEHDAFAQALRDNGVEVFYLEDLMAEVLEANPELREQFLKQWIEEAGIRTDRYQKIIFDYMQENYPDAKDFVLKTMEGINLTELHTDKSNSLVDLVSESSKMVVAPMPNLYFTRDPFAMIGNGVSINRMYSETRNRETIYGEYIFTHHPLLKGTPEYYSRYNTFHIEGGDILNINDKVLAIGISQRTEPDAIDAIAKNIFNDPTSPIETILAFNIPNSRAFMHLDTVFTQIDVDKFTIHPGIMGPLTVFEITAEGDGIKVKEVNGTLESILETYMGHPVELIPCGGGDRIAAEREQWNDGSNTLCIAPGTIVVYERNDVTNAVLEGKGLKLIVVPSAELSRGRGGPRCMSMPIERED comes from the coding sequence ATGTCAGGAGTAAACGTCAAGAGCGAGATCAAGCCCTTGAAGAAAGTCCTGCTGCACCGCCCGGGTAAAGAGCTTCTGAACCTGACGCCGAACACGCTCGAGGAGCTGCTGTTCGACGACATCCCGTTCTTGAAGGTCGCCCAGGAGGAGCATGACGCGTTCGCACAGGCTCTGCGCGACAACGGCGTCGAAGTGTTTTACCTGGAAGACCTCATGGCTGAGGTTCTCGAGGCCAACCCCGAGCTGCGCGAGCAGTTCCTCAAGCAGTGGATCGAAGAGGCCGGCATCCGCACGGATCGCTACCAGAAGATCATCTTCGACTACATGCAGGAGAACTACCCCGACGCCAAGGACTTCGTGCTGAAGACGATGGAGGGCATCAACCTCACCGAGCTGCACACCGACAAGTCCAACTCGCTGGTGGACCTGGTTTCCGAGTCCTCCAAGATGGTCGTGGCCCCCATGCCGAACCTGTACTTCACCCGCGACCCGTTCGCGATGATCGGCAACGGCGTGTCCATCAACCGCATGTACTCCGAGACCCGCAACCGCGAGACCATCTACGGCGAGTACATCTTCACGCACCATCCCCTGCTCAAGGGCACCCCTGAGTACTACAGCCGCTACAACACGTTCCACATCGAGGGCGGCGACATCCTCAACATCAACGACAAGGTGCTGGCCATCGGCATTTCCCAGCGCACCGAGCCCGATGCCATCGACGCCATCGCGAAGAACATCTTCAACGATCCGACGAGCCCCATCGAGACCATCCTGGCGTTCAACATCCCGAACTCCCGCGCCTTCATGCACCTCGACACCGTGTTCACCCAGATCGACGTTGACAAGTTCACCATCCACCCGGGCATCATGGGCCCGCTGACCGTGTTCGAGATCACCGCCGAAGGCGACGGCATCAAGGTCAAGGAAGTGAACGGCACGCTGGAGAGCATCCTGGAGACCTACATGGGTCATCCCGTGGAGCTCATCCCCTGCGGCGGCGGCGACCGTATCGCGGCCGAGCGCGAGCAGTGGAACGACGGCTCGAACACGCTGTGCATCGCTCCGGGCACCATCGTGGTGTACGAGCGCAACGACGTGACGAACGCCGTGCTCGAAGGCAAGGGCCTCAAGCTGATCGTGGTCCCGTCTGCCGAGCTGTCCCGTGGCCGTGGCGGCCCGCGCTGCATGAGCATGCCCATCGAGCGCGAAGACTAA
- a CDS encoding aminotransferase: MHIATIGVEDWLNVWEKSATYDIAQSTISSMTMGEILALDDEQGATFYERLNKEKMNYGWIEGSPAFKEEVAKLYRSADPDNVLQTNGATGANLLALLALVEPGDHVIAEYPTYQPLYEIPRTLGADVEYWHIRREHGWNPDVTELEKLVRPDTKLICINNASNPLGTVLDAATLKRIAEIAESVGAYVLSDEVYLPLHDTESYVSMADLYDRAIVTNSLSKTYSVPGARIGWTVSNKELADRFRVYRDYTMICDGVFNDALAVHVLRNRDKVLERNRAIVTNNLAIAQEWVDNEPRVSWVPPKAVSTSFIELDIPIDDERFCIDLLRDQGVLLVPGSRFELPCGARLGYCAPDPTLREGLKRLSAALRQFD; encoded by the coding sequence ATGCATATCGCAACCATTGGCGTTGAAGACTGGCTGAACGTCTGGGAGAAAAGCGCCACCTACGACATCGCGCAATCCACCATCTCGTCGATGACGATGGGCGAGATCCTCGCCCTGGACGACGAGCAAGGGGCCACGTTCTACGAGCGGCTGAACAAGGAGAAGATGAACTACGGCTGGATCGAGGGCTCGCCCGCGTTCAAAGAGGAGGTGGCCAAGCTCTACCGCTCGGCGGATCCCGACAACGTGCTGCAAACCAACGGCGCGACCGGCGCCAACTTGCTGGCGCTGCTGGCCCTCGTGGAGCCGGGCGACCACGTGATCGCCGAATACCCCACCTACCAGCCGCTGTACGAAATCCCCCGCACGCTGGGGGCCGACGTGGAGTATTGGCACATCCGCCGCGAGCACGGCTGGAACCCCGACGTGACCGAGCTTGAAAAGCTCGTGCGCCCCGACACGAAGCTCATCTGCATCAACAACGCCAGCAACCCGCTGGGCACCGTGCTCGATGCCGCAACGCTCAAGCGCATCGCGGAAATCGCCGAATCGGTGGGCGCCTACGTCCTGTCCGACGAGGTGTACCTGCCCCTGCACGACACGGAATCGTACGTGTCGATGGCCGACCTGTACGACCGGGCCATCGTGACGAACAGCCTGTCGAAGACGTACTCGGTGCCGGGCGCGCGCATCGGGTGGACGGTGTCGAACAAGGAGCTGGCCGACCGCTTCCGCGTGTACCGCGACTACACGATGATCTGCGACGGCGTGTTCAACGACGCGTTGGCCGTGCACGTGCTGCGCAACCGCGACAAGGTGCTCGAGCGCAACCGCGCCATCGTCACGAACAACCTGGCCATCGCTCAAGAGTGGGTGGACAACGAGCCGCGCGTGTCCTGGGTGCCCCCGAAGGCCGTGTCCACGTCGTTCATCGAGCTGGATATCCCGATCGACGACGAGCGGTTCTGCATCGACCTGCTGCGCGACCAAGGGGTGCTGCTGGTGCCGGGAAGCCGCTTCGAGCTGCCCTGCGGCGCCCGTCTGGGATACTGCGCGCCCGACCCCACGCTGCGCGAGGGCCTCAAGCGCCTGAGCGCCGCGCTGCGCCAGTTCGACTAA
- a CDS encoding helix-turn-helix transcriptional regulator, translated as MGFVLFYYTLFVMLASILASATCLSAYLVSHRREMMFAVFGFLFYFFDVAWVLQDDFALLGDLQVVGVFAIVRSLVSVVTGGGCLMAFWLLLCDYLGGTNRALRVVPGVVYVLGSIAALTLLPDGNVQRFVFYTTRAMLLFWMLLYVGFRYFSSKDEVERNRLRRHRWLYVLVWVVGLLMVLEDASFFLVCEPNSIVMWPRTFVPERNFMENVLMLSLAFFACRDAFQVLSMRFERPPMHGGEVQDARISENLMVYGKRHQLSEREQEVLHLVLLGNDNQNIASTMHLALSTVKVHVHNILQKTGQPNRQALTQDFWKTS; from the coding sequence GTGGGGTTCGTGCTGTTTTACTACACGCTGTTCGTGATGCTTGCCTCTATCCTCGCTTCGGCCACGTGCTTGTCGGCCTATCTCGTGTCGCATCGGCGCGAGATGATGTTCGCCGTGTTCGGCTTCCTGTTCTACTTCTTCGATGTCGCCTGGGTGCTGCAGGACGACTTCGCCCTCCTGGGCGATTTGCAGGTGGTGGGCGTGTTCGCCATCGTCCGCTCGCTGGTGTCCGTGGTGACGGGCGGCGGCTGCCTCATGGCGTTCTGGCTGCTGCTGTGCGACTACCTCGGCGGCACGAACCGCGCGCTGCGCGTGGTGCCGGGGGTGGTGTACGTGCTGGGCAGCATCGCGGCGCTCACGTTGCTGCCCGACGGCAACGTGCAGCGGTTCGTGTTCTACACCACGCGTGCCATGCTGCTGTTCTGGATGCTGCTGTACGTCGGGTTCCGTTACTTCTCCAGCAAAGACGAGGTGGAGCGCAATCGTTTGCGCCGTCATCGATGGCTCTACGTGCTGGTGTGGGTGGTGGGGCTGCTCATGGTCCTGGAGGACGCGAGCTTCTTCTTGGTGTGCGAGCCGAACTCCATCGTCATGTGGCCGCGCACGTTCGTGCCCGAGCGCAACTTCATGGAGAACGTGCTGATGCTGAGCCTGGCATTCTTCGCGTGCCGCGACGCGTTCCAGGTGCTGTCGATGCGTTTCGAGCGCCCGCCGATGCACGGCGGCGAGGTGCAGGACGCGCGCATCAGCGAGAACCTCATGGTGTACGGCAAGCGTCACCAGCTGTCCGAGCGCGAGCAGGAGGTGCTGCACCTCGTGCTGCTGGGCAACGACAACCAGAACATCGCGTCCACCATGCACCTGGCCCTGAGCACCGTGAAGGTGCACGTGCACAACATCCTGCAAAAGACGGGCCAGCCCAACCGCCAGGCCCTCACCCAGGACTTCTGGAAGACGTCGTAG
- a CDS encoding helix-turn-helix transcriptional regulator produces MGFVLFHFTLIVLLASVLTSAACLSAYLVSRKRVLLFAFLAFLFYFFDVAWVLQDELMYPGLDAQMTSAYLMVRSYASILAGAGFLVSFWLVVCTVLGEKSRALMAVPGVVFVVASAVVLIVFPEGNVQRFTFYTLRALLLFWMLGFAAYRYRTTDDSVERGRLRRHLRLYVALWVLGVLVVAEDVLFFLVVDPATLGIGPWAFTSERNYAENALMLVCMFVACRDAFRTLALRFEHPPAPGGERREAVLNDTLMRYGKQHQLSEREREVLYLVLQGNDNQNIASSLQLSPSTVKVHVHNILQKSGQANRQELIRDFWRMS; encoded by the coding sequence GTGGGGTTCGTGCTCTTCCATTTCACCCTGATCGTGCTGCTGGCTTCCGTCCTCACCTCGGCTGCGTGCCTGTCGGCGTACCTCGTGTCGCGCAAGCGCGTGCTGCTGTTCGCGTTCCTCGCGTTTCTGTTCTACTTCTTCGACGTGGCCTGGGTGTTGCAGGACGAGCTCATGTATCCGGGGCTCGATGCGCAGATGACCAGCGCGTACCTGATGGTGCGCTCGTACGCGTCCATCCTGGCGGGCGCTGGGTTCCTCGTGTCGTTCTGGCTGGTGGTATGCACGGTGCTCGGCGAGAAGAGCCGCGCGCTCATGGCGGTGCCCGGCGTGGTGTTCGTGGTGGCAAGCGCGGTGGTGCTCATCGTGTTTCCCGAGGGGAACGTGCAGCGCTTCACGTTCTACACCCTGCGCGCGCTGCTGCTGTTCTGGATGCTGGGATTCGCCGCGTATCGCTACCGCACGACGGACGACAGCGTGGAGCGCGGGCGACTGCGCCGCCACCTGCGCCTGTACGTGGCGCTGTGGGTGCTCGGCGTGTTGGTGGTGGCCGAGGACGTGCTCTTCTTCCTCGTGGTGGATCCGGCGACGCTTGGCATCGGGCCGTGGGCGTTCACGTCCGAGCGCAACTACGCCGAGAACGCGTTGATGCTCGTCTGCATGTTCGTGGCGTGCCGCGACGCGTTCCGCACGCTCGCGTTGCGCTTCGAGCATCCGCCGGCGCCGGGCGGCGAGCGCCGCGAGGCGGTGCTGAACGACACGCTCATGCGGTACGGCAAGCAGCATCAGCTGTCCGAGCGCGAGCGGGAGGTGCTGTACCTCGTCCTGCAGGGCAACGACAATCAGAACATCGCCTCGTCGTTGCAGCTGTCGCCCAGCACCGTGAAGGTGCACGTGCACAACATCCTGCAAAAATCCGGTCAGGCGAACCGTCAGGAGCTTATCCGGGACTTCTGGAGGATGTCCTAG
- a CDS encoding basic amino acid/polyamine antiporter, with the protein MDKRKGIGLFGLIGMVISSCIGSGVFAITGQLAQVASPGSALIAWGVVGVGFMMLALSLANLGAKRPDLHGIFQYAEEGFGPFAGFISGWGYWLSAWLGNVAFATMMMSTLGYFFPAFLPGNTVPCILIASVIMWLLTLLVIRGVESASFLNAIVMVCKVASIAVFILFTLFLFNANVFTADFWGTLQNNMASMGELGADAVAIGSVGDQVKNCLIILMWTFVGIEGATVMSSRARKKSDVGKATVIGLICLLLIYISASVLPYGYLPYTEIAAMNYPAMLYVFDSMAPGWGGAFISIAIIISVMGSWLSFTILPAETTSDMAKRQLLPAAWGKMNAKNAPRFSLLIVGACTQVFMLTLIFSEDAYNFAFSLCTVAIVITWTLAAAYQAKYSAQNRQMGQLVIGAIAVLFQVVGVLLNGWTFLLLTCVGYIPGFFVYAKARKDQGRGLTTAEKAGMGIISALGVLSLVLLFTGFISF; encoded by the coding sequence ATGGACAAAAGAAAAGGGATCGGCCTGTTCGGGCTGATCGGCATGGTGATCAGCTCGTGCATCGGGTCGGGCGTGTTCGCCATCACGGGCCAGTTGGCGCAGGTCGCGTCTCCCGGCAGCGCGCTCATAGCCTGGGGCGTCGTGGGCGTGGGCTTCATGATGCTGGCGCTGTCGCTTGCCAACCTGGGCGCGAAGCGCCCCGACCTGCACGGCATCTTCCAGTACGCCGAGGAGGGCTTCGGCCCGTTCGCGGGCTTCATCTCGGGCTGGGGGTACTGGCTGAGCGCGTGGCTGGGCAACGTCGCCTTCGCCACGATGATGATGTCGACGCTGGGGTACTTCTTCCCCGCGTTCCTGCCGGGCAACACCGTTCCCTGCATCCTCATCGCGTCGGTCATCATGTGGCTGCTCACCCTGCTCGTCATCCGCGGCGTCGAGAGCGCATCGTTCCTCAACGCCATCGTCATGGTGTGCAAGGTGGCGTCCATCGCCGTGTTCATCCTGTTCACCCTGTTCCTGTTCAACGCCAACGTGTTCACGGCCGACTTCTGGGGCACGCTCCAGAACAACATGGCCTCCATGGGCGAGCTGGGCGCAGACGCGGTGGCCATCGGAAGCGTCGGCGACCAGGTGAAGAACTGCCTCATCATCCTCATGTGGACCTTCGTGGGCATCGAGGGAGCCACCGTCATGTCTTCGCGCGCCCGCAAGAAGAGCGACGTGGGCAAGGCGACCGTCATCGGCCTGATCTGCCTGCTGCTCATCTACATCAGCGCCTCGGTGCTGCCGTACGGCTACCTGCCCTACACCGAGATCGCCGCCATGAACTACCCGGCCATGCTCTACGTGTTCGACTCGATGGCCCCCGGCTGGGGCGGCGCGTTCATCTCCATCGCCATCATCATCTCCGTCATGGGGTCGTGGCTGTCGTTCACCATCCTGCCCGCCGAAACCACGTCGGACATGGCGAAACGCCAGCTGCTGCCCGCCGCGTGGGGCAAGATGAACGCCAAGAACGCTCCCCGGTTCAGCCTGCTGATCGTGGGCGCGTGCACCCAGGTGTTCATGCTCACGCTCATCTTCTCCGAAGACGCGTACAACTTCGCGTTCTCCCTCTGCACGGTGGCCATCGTCATCACCTGGACCCTGGCAGCGGCCTATCAAGCGAAGTACTCCGCCCAGAACAGGCAGATGGGACAGCTGGTCATCGGCGCGATCGCGGTGCTGTTCCAGGTTGTCGGCGTGCTGCTGAACGGCTGGACGTTCCTGCTGCTCACCTGCGTCGGCTACATCCCGGGCTTCTTCGTGTACGCCAAGGCGCGCAAGGATCAAGGACGCGGCCTGACGACGGCCGAGAAGGCGGGGATGGGCATCATCTCGGCGCTCGGCGTGCTGTCGCTCGTGCTGCTGTTCACGGGATTCATCAGCTTCTAG